ACTTTGTCCCTCTTTCACAGCCCTCTATTGTAATGAAGTTCATCTTCAGTTGTTGACAACTGAATTGAAGGTTCCAGTTTGCTCCTGtttatctgaaataaaatcaaaacaaaacataTTTAGCTTGTAAAGTGCaattcaattattttgttttctctttacTCCCTACTATGATTCCCTAGTCCCCATTCCACATCCTGATTTGGGACTGTACATGGTTTCAAGGGCATGGGTATCCATCTGCAACCTCTggaacagggattcccaaccttttttatgccatggacctttaccattaaccaagtagtctgtggaccccaggttgggaacccctgctcttggAAGCTTTTGTTAATGACTGCACCAAGATATGAACCGAGGAACTGAGACACTTATCAATCCTGTGACACCTGGTAGAGTGTCAACTATATTCACTTTCTTCCCTTTTCCACCAGGGTACTGACATCTGTGACAATTAGCTCAGTATCATTTGAAGTGCAATTCAAAATATGAACACAAGCAAACATCTGCAATCTAAATCTGCAAACATCCCTCTTCAAACTCAGATTCCTAAATATTTACATTAAATCCAGCTGTCCCACACAATGAGCCCAAACACTAAATGTTACTATATAATCTATCATCAGGGGGTTCTTAAAATGAGCCAAATCCACTGACTATTTCATCCTTCCTTTCATATTCTTATTAGGTTGCATCCTGTTTTCAACTGTGTATTCCTGTCCCTACCATGTTACGTTTTTGTGTTTATCAAATGCATAAAGTATGTTCACATTTTGTACCTCTATCAGTGCTCTTAACATTTACATTTCTCAGAGTTATTATACCTTAAAACAATCTTTCtccaaaaacagaagaaatattgGAAATAAGGAAGGTTGACAAGGGTAATTTTCAGCTTTCCCTCTCCTTCTTTCCTTACCCATGTTACAGGTTTATatcgcaaacatgaggaaatctgcagacgctggaaattgaagcaacacacacaaaatgctggtggaacacagacggccaggcagcatctataggaagaagcactgcagacgtttcgggccgagacccttcgtcaggtcttggcctgaaacgtcgacagtccttcttcctatagatgctgcctggcctgctgcattccaccagcattttgtgtgtgttgctacaggTTTATATCAGTGGTTTTCAAGATTTTCTACCTGGGTCACTTTGTAGCTGCTGAAGTTTTCAACAGCATACTGCAAATCTTCCAAATATGCATATGGCCTGGGAATATCAGAACTAGATAAATTTAATATGCCATCATTGTCAAATATATACTTAAATTACAGCAAGTTATTATAGAAATATGAAGTGGAGAatgaatttgaagaatttctagatgggccaaaatgcatttttctgtgctgtacttttctatgactctaaatcacAGATCCTCGAGGAATCATTGTTGGAAACGATCTGTGAAAATCACAGGAAAATATTAATTCTAAAGGATCAATACAACTATTGGAAATACACAAGGTAGCAGGACATGTTGAGGGCATACTCTGTTGCTGCAGGAAGCATAGCAACAGTTGCAAGATGCCCCAAGCACATCTCGGACTGCATTGGTCAACGAaggaaacaatacatttcactgaatgCTTTGATGTGTACGTGACAAATAATCTAATCTTTAAAAGGTCAAATACAAAGTATTAAATTCAGGACATACCTTCCCCATCTGAGGATACAAGCTGAAGGAAACAGGTATCATTAATCCTAGGATCAAGGAAGTCATTACAAGTCTAGAAGAAGCAAGAGCAATTGGAAATTTCCTTATGAAATTTGTCCTAGAGAGAATTGTGATAAAAATGTATTACCCAAAAATCAATTTATAAATTTACCCTGTCTACTACCCCTAGCTTGCCCTAACTAAGTTTCCTGACCAACGCTCTGTTATATAGTTCAGTGATTCCATTTATTTGGTCAGTTTTATCTGGCACTTAAGGCAGTTGAGACTTTAGACCTATTGATATTCTTTAGCAAAACCATGTCTCTGTCTCTTTCTATAGAGCTCTTTCCATTTATCCATGGTTTATCAATATCAAAGTCGAAAgtaagttttttcaagtatgttaaaaataaaagagaattgagagtagatataggaccgttacaaaatgaggcaggagaaataataacgggggacaaggagatgactgatgaactaaatgagtattttgcatcggtcttcactgtagaagacattagcagtatgcctgGTGTTGTAGtgcgtgaaggaagagaagtgggtgcagttactgttacaagagaaaaggtgctcaaaaaacttAAAGACCTAAAGAttcataagtcacccggaccagggAACCCtagcgttctgaaagaggtagcgttagagattgtggcattagaaatgatctttcaaaaattattggactctggcatggtgcaggaggactggaaaattgcaaacgttacttcactctttaaaaaaggagaaaagcagcagaaaggaaattacagaccaattagcctgacctcagcatttgggaagatgttagagtcaattgttaaggatgaggtgaagggagtacttggtgacaccggACAAGATAGTATAAAGTCAGCAttttttctttcaggaaaaatcttgcctgatgaacctgctggaattctttgagaagattacgagtaggatagataaaagggttGTAGTAGTTCCAGGTCAGGTCAAGGCCTTGCCTTGCTACTGCTACCACATAGCCCAGTATTACCAGTCTTGGGTCGGGTTCTCGGCGACTCAACCGGCACACCCACGGGTGCACTACGGTTAACCAGGGAGGAGGGTGTGTAGGCACCCAGCAGGACTAAAAACCAAAACCTGTCAAAGGGCAGATGAACTCCTTGTGAGTCAACGGCCACCtactgtctgtgtgaggagtggcgtgCCAGTCTTTCATTTCGTGCCTTGTAAGGCATATTGCCCGATgccggccccctaggcctgagtcgacgtcgtcatagtaatagtagtagttgtggtagatgttgtatatttggactttgagaaggcctttggcaaggtgctacatgtgaggctgcttaccaagttgagaactcatggtattacaggaaagatactgacatggttagagcattggctgtttggtaggaggcagtgagtgggaataaaaggatcgttgtctggttggctgcctgtgactagtggtattccacagggattggtgttgggaccacttctttttatgctgtatatcaaagatttagatgatggaatagatggcttctTGCCAAGTTTCTCATCCTATGTCTTACGGTATATGGTCTTATCGTCTGGAACTTGCCTTGTGACTCTGCCATTTTTATAGATaccatttaaaataaatatttactTATTCCATacgatcataagacacaggagcagaattaggccatttggcccatcgagtctgctctgccattcaatcatggctgatccatttttcccctcttcagccccactccccaaccTTCTCGTAACCATTGATGctgtgtccagtcaagaaccaatcaagctctgccttaaataatcccaatgacctgacctccacagctgcctgtagtaataaatttctcagcatctctgttttaaatggatgtccctctacctgaggctgtgccctcttgtcttagactctcccatcatgggaaacatcctttccacatctactctgtctaggcctttaaacatttgaaagctttcaatcagatcctccccatccttctaaattccagctagtacagtcccagagctatcaaacattcctcatatgataaccctctccttcctggaatcatccttgtgaatatcCTCTGAACCCTCACATCTTAGACCAGgtacccaaaactgttcacaatattcaaggaaAGGCcgtaccagtgccttataaagcttcagcatcacatccttgctcttgtattccagacctcttgaaatgaatgctaacgttgatttgccttcctcaccaccaaatccacctgcaagttaacctttagggtgttctgcacaaggactcccaagtccatttgcaactcagatttttcaattttctctctgttacgaaaatagtctgcacatatatttctactaccaaagttcatgaccatgcattttccaacattgtatttcatttgccactttcttgccctttctcctaaccTCACCAACTCCTGCAGCGTacttgtttcttcaacactatctgccACTCCACCAATATTCATGAGCAAACATAGCAAAAAAgacatctatttcatcatctaaatctttgatATACAGCTTAAAAaatgtggtcccaacactgaaccctgcggaacaccactagtcactggcagccaaccagacaaggatccttttattcctactcactgccttcttccaatcagccaatgctctaccatgttagtaactttcttgtaataccatggactcttaacttaataagcagccttgtgtggcaccttatcaaaggttttctgaagTCCACTGACATACATGAAGACAATAGCTTGGTACATGGAAAAAATGGCTTACAAAGATGCAGTTACTGAGTGGCAATACACTTCAAATTGAAATTTTTACACTAGCAGCTGGCAGTAAAAATCCCCGCATTGGGAGTTCATCATCTCAACCACAGCTTCTTGGTAAATACTTTCAAGTACTTCCAAGATAGAAGTACTTTCACCAGCAAGGATGGAGAATTAACAAAGCAAGTCATCCCACTTCACTACAGTGGTGGGAGACTACGTGATCTTCCTGTTCTTTTGTCTGCTGCAGAACACCTAAAAAACTGTGAAGGCAGCACAAAATATTGAAAATAATATCAAATCGACCATTTGAATAGACATATTTgaatagaggaggaggtgttgcattgcttgtccgagaaaatcttatggcggtgctttggaaggatagattagagagctcctctagggaggctatttgggtggaattgaggaatgggaaaggtgtagtaacactgataggagtgtattataggccacctaatggggagcatgagttggaagagcaaatgtgtaaggagatagcagatatttgtagtaaacacaaggtggtgattgtgggagatttaaattttccacacgtagattgggaagctcattctgtaaaagggttggatggtttagagtttgtgaaatgtgtgcaggatagttttttgcaacaatacatagaagtaccgactagagatggggcagtgttggatctcctgttagggaatgtgataggtcagctgacagatgtatgtgttgaggagcactttgggtccagtgatcacaatagcattagcttcaatataattatggagaaggacaggactggacctagagttgagatttttgattggagaaaggctaactttgaggagatgcgaagggatttagatagagtggattgggtcaagttgttttatgggaaggatgtaatagagaaatggaggtcatttaagggtgaaattatgagggtacagaatctttatgttcctgttaggttgaaaggaaaggttaaaggtttgaaagcaccatggttttcaagggatattagaaacttggttcagaaaaagagggatgtctacaatagatataggcagcatggagtaaaggaattgctcgaggaatataaagaatgtaaaaggaatcttaagaaagagattagaaaagctaaaagaagatacgaggttggtttggcaaataaggtgaaagtaaatccgaaaggtttctacagttatattaaaagcaagaggatagtgagggataaaattggtcccttagagaatcagggtggtctgctatgtgtggagccgagggagatgggagagattttgaacgatttcttctcttcggtattcactaaggagaaggatattgaattgtgtaaggtgtgggaaacaagtaaggaagttatggaacctatgacaattaaagaggtggaagtactggcgcttttaagaaatttaaaagtggataaatctctgggtcctgacaggatattccccaggaccttgaaggaagtttgtgtagagatagcaggagctctgacggagatctttcagatgtcattagaaacggggattgtgcctgaggattggcgtattgctcatgtggttccatcgtttaaaaagggttctagaagtaagcctagcaattatagacttgtcattttgacatcagtggtgggtaaattaatggaaagtattcttagagatagtatttataattatctggatagacaggatcagattaggagtagccagcatggatttgtgcgtggaaggtcatgtttgacaaaccttattgaattttttgaagaagttacgaggaatgttgacaagggttaggcagtggatgtagtctatatggacttcagcaaggcctttgacaaagttccacatggaaggttagttaagaaggttcagtcgttaggtattaatgctggagtaataaaatggattcaacagtggctagatgggaaatgccagagagtagtggtggataattgtttatcgggatggaggccagtgactagcggggtacctcagggatctgttttgggcccaatgttgtttgtaatatacataaatgatctggatgatggggtggtaatttggattagtaagtatgccgatgatactaaggtaggaggtgttgtggataatgaggtgggttttcaaagcttgcagggagatttatgccggttagaagaatgggctgaacgttggcagatggagtttaatgctgagaagtgtgaggttctacattttggcaggaataatccaaatagaacatacagggtaaatggtagggcattgaggaatgcagaggaacagagagatctaggaataacagtgcatagttccctgaaggtggagtctcatgtagatagggtggtgaagaaggcttttggaacgctggcctttaaaaatcaaagcattgagttcagaagttggaatgtaatgttaaaattgtacaaggcattggtaaggccaaatttagaatattgtgtgcagttctggtcaccaaattataggaaagatatcaataaattagagagagtgcagagacgatttactaggatgttacctgggtttcagcacttaagttacagagaaaggttgaacaagttaggtctctattcattggagcgtagaaggttgaggggggatttgatcgaggtatttaaaattttgagaaggatagatagagttgatgtgaataggctgttcccattgagagtagggaagattcaaacgagaggacatgatttgagagttagggggcagaagtttaagggaaacacgagggggtatttctttactcagagagtgatagctgtgtggaatgagcttcctgtagaagtagtagaggccagttcagttgtgtcatttaaggtaaaattggataggtatatggacaggaaaggagtggagggttatggggtgagtgcgggtaggtgggactaggtgagattaagagtttggcacggactaggagggccgagatggtctttttccgtgctgtgattgttatatggttatattgccCAATTTTACCAAAACCAACTGTCATTTGACTGTAAGGGGAAGAATGCAAGAAAACACATTAAACTGCAACACAAAAATAATGAaagaagtattccatacctttgcAAATAGCTAACAATCATGTTTGGTACAGCAACTGTCGTTCCAATTAATACGGCTCTGGAAACTGCTGTGTCTTTTACTGCCTAGAGGGAAAAATAAACCTTGAAAACTCTTGTAGTCTATTAAAGGTTCATGATCACTTTACTCTTTGTAATGTTCAGACACAGCAATATCTACAGTTTTGTGACTTTTGACTATCTCTGGTTTATTTCCTTTCTGTAATCTAGGGGAGCTAAGAACTACAGTCTAGACATAGTAAAACAGAATGGGTAGGTCATATTACTCAAGCTTCCTCTGAATTTCAGTAAGATAGGTCATTGGTCTCAGCTCCCATTTCactgcctattcccattcctTCAATTCTTTGGAGATGAAAGTCCTctctttgcaactgcagctcgtCATTAAGACCATACAACATAGGAGCAGACCAGgttattcaacccattgagtctgctccaccattccatcatggctgatcccagatcccactctaccccatgccctgaccaatcaggaaatgatcaacttccaccttaaatatacacagggaattggcctccatcacagtctgtagcagagcatttaatagatttactactctcaggcaaaaaaaattccttcttacctcttTTCTAAAGAGgcactcctcaattttgaggctgtgccctctagttctggataccccaccacagggaacatcctctcctcatccaccttatctagtcctttcaacattcaataggtttcaatgagatcccactacattcttctgaattcctttaagtacaggcccacagctgccaaacgctcctcatatgttaaccccttcattcctggaataatcatcaggaacctcctctggactctctccaatgacaacacatcctttttgagatatggagcccaaaactgttgacaatactctaagtggagcctgaccagtgtcttataaaggctgaacattatctccttgcttttatattctattccccttgaaataaatgccaacattgcatttgctttctttacgaCACGTtcttaacctgtaaattaaccttctgggagtcttgcacaaggccTCCAaagaccctctgcacctctgatttttgaacctTTCCCATATTTAGATAGTtatccacactattgttccttttaccaaaatgcattgtcatacatttcccaacactgtattccagtttgtctaagtcctgctgcaatagcattgttttctcagcactacctacccctccacctatcttcattgcatctgcaaactttgccacaaagccatcaattccattatctaattcactgacaagcaatgtgaaaagcagcaatcCCAATACTGACACTGAGGaacacctttattcccactcgctgcctcctacctgtcagtcattcctctatccatgccattatctttcctgtaatgacattggattttatcttgttaagcaacctcatgtgtggcatcttatacaaacagacagacagacagacatactttattgatcccgagggaaattgggtttcgttacagtcgcaccaaccaagaatagtgtagaaatatagcaatataaaaccataaataattaaataataataagtaaataatgccaagtggagaTTAGCCGACGACCAgcatattggctcagggtgtctgacactccgagggaggagttgtaaagtttgatggccacaggcaggaatgacttcctatgatgctcagtgttgcatctcggtggaatgagtctccggctgaatgtactcttgtgcctaaccagtacattatggagtggatggaagacattgtccaagatggcatacaaacgccttctgaaaatacaagtaaatgacatccattgcctctcctttgccCAACCTGTTTGTTACttactcgaagaactctaacagatttatcaggcaagagtTCCCTTTGCAGAAACCGTGCTGATATATgacttatcattagtctccaagtacctgaaacctcatccttaataacagactcccaacactttcctaaccactgagattagggtaactggcctataatttcctttcttttgccttcttcccttcttaaagagtgcaatcttccagtcctctgggaccatgccagaatcaagggaTTCTTGAGAgaccatgaccaatgcatccattatatcttcagcaacctttctcaagactctgggatgtaatccacctggaccaggtgacttattcaccttaagacCTTCCAGTTTGCCAAGcacttttttcctttgtaatagcaatgacactcacagacctctggcacactgctagtgtcttccacagtgaagactgctgAAAAGTacccattcagttcatctgccatttctttgtccccattactacctcaccagcatcatttccagTGGTCCACTATTAACTCTCACctcgcttttacactttataccaCTGAAAAAAattctggtatcctgctttatattattgtctagtctgctctcatatttcatcttttcctttcttatagctttttagttgctttttgttggattttaaaagcttcctaattatccaacttcccactcatttttgcaaTCTTATATGCCCTGTCCTCttcttttatgcagtccttaacttcctttgtcagctatggttgcctacccctgccatttgagaacttcttcctatgtgagatgtatctatccagagccttgtgaactattcctagaaacttcagccatctctgctttgccatcatcgccaccagtatcctcctccaatccacctgggaaagctcctctctcatgcttctgaaattccctttattctactgtgatactgatacatgcaacttatgcttcttcctctcacaatgtagtatgaattcaatcatattatgatcactgcttcctaagggttcctttatattaagctccctaataagactgggttattacacaacacacaGTTTAAGATCCCCTTTCCCTgagcaggctcaagcacaagaAAAAGCcatccaaaaagccatctcatagacattcaacaaattccctttctACATTTACCTTTATTACATGCTTTTTCCAGCTTCCTTTGCACCCAATTGTGGCCGTTTTTCAGCcataactcagtgatgcccacaacatcacagaccaatctctaattgtgccatgaaTTCATCCACCTTATATCAAATGCTACACGCACTTAAATACACagccttcagtcctgcattctttgcctttTGAATTGTGCCTCTACGGTACAAATTAACTCTTCACTCTGTTGGCATTTTACCTCATCGtcagcttgtccttccttacattcatgttacacctatcatctgcttgtaaacctgctggctcatcctcagctctatcatcctggtttCTATGCCCATGCCATatcagtttaaaccactccccaacagttctagtaaatctacccacaagaatattggtccccctcggattcaagcgcaacccgtcccttctgtacaggtcctgcctactccagaagaggtcccaattatccaaaatccctgccccctgttctaattcttcagccacatcttTATCTActgcctcattctattcctatcctcactgtcacatggcacaggtagcaatcccaagattagtACCTTTGAgaccctgcttctcagcttccttcctgtattcttttttcaggaccacctatctttttcttcctatgtcgTTGCTACCAATATGTACTtggacttctggctgctcaccctcccttttcaagaTATTGTAGACGCGTCCAAaacatctcagaccctggcacttgggaggtaaTTCTACTGGTTCACAACTCTATGAGAAGAAATTgctcttcatctcctgttctcagATGGAAAATTTATCCATGTCCCTAAATTTATGCTCCACCAATGGAAATGTTCTATCAAGGTCCTCAGAATCTTACCGTCTTCATTAAGTTTGCCTCTTATGTTTCTCAACTCTAGAAGTGATCAGCCAGTTTACCCAATCCATCTCACAAAAGAATCAATCAGGTGTTATTGACCTAATATGGATTTGGGAACTTGAAATTTGTTCTTTCTGATTTTTGTAACAATGTGACACTGAAGAATTCAAATGGCTGAAGTTTGCATGCAAAAAGGCAGAGCTTAGGAGGgttaatggcgactcctttgcttgcatctttggaaacagctctatttccatctttaatatctctatttttccctttcagtgagtgacctggagttacatgctgactacggttctttgcagaaGTGTGACTCGCTCTTGGGACTGGCTGTTGTTTGGCACACCAAAGGCTCGGCTTAAGAGTCTGGCTTGGATTCGGAAGCCTAGGAtttcggggctctggagatggacGGATCAAGGGTCAATGTCACgacaggagacctgtgtgtcGTTGGGCGAGTCGGAATATCTACGGTTGTGTGCCTGGAGACCTGGGATCTTTgtaatcttcaggcacagagctcgaaaaaagcaacgcaatggacttttaacattgtaagctAGTGAGTTGTCTGTTATGTCTGCTTGCTCGCTGGGAAattggagacacctctttctcccttattagggagagagtgaACCTGCAgtatgtcgaataccaggtgaaacgtgaagtctttggggtaactgcaagtctgtttcTTTGCTATTGCATTGCTCACGCTTAAGTGCTtcatggagggtgctgatgccgATCCTTTTTTTtagccggtggggggaggggggactgTTGCTCGCTGCCGTTTATATGCAGGAGCGGGGAACTGGGGGTgactttgggattctaacatttagctgttgttcattttttggggcactactctgtttttgtggatggttgtgaagaaaaagcatttcaggatgtatattgtatacatttctctgacattaaattataTCTTTGAACCTTGAGATGTTTTTCACCTGTCAACTCAATGGCATATTTTCCTGTTTCAAACTGAGTGCAATTCTACCACATACTTTGACAAGTACTGAACTCACATACTTAATCTGTTAGTTAGACCAGAATGACAATCTTTAAGCTCTTACCTTAGTTCCAGCTGCTTGGGAGACTCCTACAACATTGCCATTTTTATCCGTCAGTTCAATGCCTTTCTCAAATTCGGATCCTCTAACTACAGCCACATTGACAGCACTTGCAATTGCTGTTAGGAAAGATAGCGCTAACATTAAAACTGGCCCTGAACAAGTATGAGAATCTAAAGGTGACACATTTTACCTC
The sequence above is drawn from the Hypanus sabinus isolate sHypSab1 chromosome 22, sHypSab1.hap1, whole genome shotgun sequence genome and encodes:
- the sfxn4 gene encoding sideroflexin-4 isoform X7; the encoded protein is MDPIQRIMNRSSVHPDTGSVLPTVFRASAFTPLAAPLILAMLLPHKRMKPALFWQLLFQSYSAGYNLANGNKTAGKGEKIPLSEVLLLIGAVSYTMCLGVFPQFMVYRYGLNSQAMRSLFTKVLPVPVLAIASAVNVAVVRGSEFEKGIELTDKNGNVVGVSQAAGTKAVKDTAVSRAVLIGTTVAVPNMIVSYLQRTNFIRKFPIALASSRLVMTSLILGLMIPVSFSLYPQMGKINRSKLEPSIQLSTTEDELHYNRGL